ATGTCGTTCTGAAAAGTcaagatttttttgttcattcaaatgataataatctttatataattgattcaattgatcattagttctatcaattaatttttgtttctgttgatttaatttattataatattgttTCCATAAAATAACCCGATTACCATACAGATTATTATAAAGTAAATTGGCTTGATAAtccttttctttaattattGCATTCAAAGCATCACGATGCTTTTTAAAATAATCATTAAACAAATAGGAGAATGgtaattttgataaattgggATTACTCTGAccattcaaattatcattattatcaaatctgAAAGTACTATCGAAATCAAATGGACtttgtaaatttttgaaaatttctttcaattcttcttgatattcatcaattgattttaataaatcaggTTTATTCTTCAAGTCTCCATTATTAgatattatcaaatcttCTGTATTTGTCATTATACTATTAatggtttcaatttcaaaattataaatcttTAACCAACTCTTGTCATTTGCGGTTGCATATTTAATCAGACTATTTAATTTGTCTAATATGGTGttaattcttgataaaCGGCTCTCAAGGTATTCTTTACTCAATGAGTTAAACTCGGTTGCCAATTGTTGTTCAAGATTATTCAACTCATCAACTGACATATTGGCCATTTCTTCAAGTACACCAGACTTGACATTATTGGATTCAGTCTCGCTCATTGTGTGAGTGGGAAAACtgatcaatttatttatatcaaattgggaattaaataaataactAGTGAATGcaaaaatgcaaaaaacaaaatactTAAACTTAAAGTAATGCCTTAGGACTAACTTATAACTTCAACAAGACTGGACAGAATTGTTTTCTTGGTTATTGGTAGTTGTTCGTTAACTTCCAAATtgattctttcttttttttttttttggtgcaAATCGTGATATTCAACAACTAAAGAGGATTAGGGTTTACTCTTTGAATACACTTgtcaaataaaatatttaatatcCAGGAATAAGTGAAACTcagaaaatgaagaatttgtttcgttatatatatatatatatatgtattgTGAAGTGGTGTCAATGTGTGTGAGtgaatattgatttaatagaAAGGtggttgttattgttggaACTTCTTGGTGAGTTTTGTACAAAGgacaaagaaagaaaaaaaaaaaaaaacaagaattggtTGTAAAAACTATTTTCTCAATAACAGAAGAACaggaaaaatttttgtatGATCGTTTCTTACTACTTAGTGTTCTTACGATAAGTTATGTATGACAGGCAGGTAGTGTACCTTGCATCAAATCCTTTGTCCACATTGTTCTCCTAACTTCTGTCCTTACATTAAAGATTATCAACCAtcatacatacatataaatatatatgtatactCTTTATATAgagttttcaaaaactacaaacaacaaatatagCAAATTTCGTACATATTTCCATTCAATAGATATCATGAtgttttgctttttttttcttttttttagttcACCATGTCTTAACACACGTCTCctcaatttaaattatctaTCTTCAGCCCATTcgttttcttttctaatGGCggcttcttcttcaggactgaaatcattgataatattaaaagTTTTTCTTAACTCTTCTGGTGATTTACTCTTGATCATTTCAGCAACCATTTTACATCCACTTTCTAATAAAGGTTTGATGTTCAAATAATTAGCGGCCAAAATAATCTCATAAAGCATTTCTTGATcaactttcaaaaaatttctaTCCCATTCTTCAACAGGCACAGATTTCTTagcatcttcatcttcatcatcttggAAAACCGTGTTTTTATGATGTTGACACCATTCTAATATTTTGGCCAATACATTGGCTCTAACATTAGGAGTTggaatttcaaaatcttcttcCAACCCGTCTGGATGTAAATCATTGATCATGtttttaatcaaaataGATTTTTCAGCAATCTTTGGTTCAACTGGGAACTTTTCATTATCTGAAGATACAATAATAACTTTAGCTGATGACATTTTTGACTTGATTGATAGATAGATAAGATATAGATACTGTTGTCTgtggcaaaaaaaaaaaaagaaggtgTGAGTTGATTGTCCTTACATAACTTTTTACACTTGgtcaagttttttttttttttttttctcgtCTTACTTACTAACTACTAATACTACTATCACTACAACCTGTATTTTTG
This is a stretch of genomic DNA from Candida dubliniensis CD36 chromosome 1, complete sequence. It encodes these proteins:
- a CDS encoding kinetochore subunit, putative (Similar to C. albicans SKP1;~Similar to S. pombe SKP1;~Similar to S. cerevisiae SKP1), giving the protein MSSAKVIIVSSDNEKFPVEPKIAEKSILIKNMINDLHPDGLEEDFEIPTPNVRANVLAKILEWCQHHKNTVFQDDEDEDAKKSVPVEEWDRNFLKVDQEMLYEIILAANYLNIKPLLESGCKMVAEMIKSKSPEELRKTFNIINDFSPEEEAAIRKENEWAEDR